In Panthera uncia isolate 11264 chromosome B4, Puncia_PCG_1.0, whole genome shotgun sequence, one genomic interval encodes:
- the KLRD1 gene encoding natural killer cells antigen CD94, translated as MAASQINPWNLISGILGVICLSLMATTGVLLKHLLTKQSIQSTMPTMSPGLTTEIQKEADCCSCQEKWIGNQCNCYFFSTELKTWEESRDFCASQNSSLLQIQNTDELHFMRFGTSFYWIGLRYSEKHRAWLWENNSNVSQDLLPLIQNLNTKKCVVYSPDGSALDESCGSTYRFICKQQLRRPGGSVG; from the exons ATGGCAG CTTCTCAGATCAATCCATGGAATTTGATTTCCGGCATTTTAGGAGTAATCTGCCTTTCCTTGATGGCTACTACGGGGGTTTTGCTGAAAcatt TACTTACTAAACAAAGTATTCAGTCAACAATGCCAACAATGTCTCCAGGACTAACCACAGAAATCCAGAAAG AAGCTGACTGTTGTTCTTGCCAAGAAAAGTGGATTGGGAACCAATGCAACTGCTACTTCTTTTCTACTGAATTAAAAACTTGGGAAGAGAGTCGTGATTTCTGTGCTTCTCAGAATTCCAGTCTACTTCAGATTCAAAACACAGATGAATTG CATTTTATGAGGTTTGGTACAAGCTTTTACTGGATTGGGCTCCGTTACAGTGAAAAACATCGTGCCTGGTTGTGGGAAAACAACTCCAACGTCTCCCAAGATCT aTTGCCgttaattcaaaatttaaatacaaagaaatgcgTAGTGTATAGCCCAGATGGAAGTGCTTTGGATGAATCCTGTGGAAGTACATATCGTTTTATATGTAAGCAACAGCtgaggcgcccgggtggctcagtcggttga
- the KLRK1 gene encoding NKG2-D type II integral membrane protein: MDAVRNSNSELVYNGISTRPKRRRVLNTSKYRENPSPFFLVHSIAIALGIHFIIMVMICGAIIIHSLFHQEAPLPLQESYCGPCPKNWICYRNTCYQFFNESKSWYQSQASCVSQNSSLLKIYSREHQDFLKLVKSYHWMGLIQTPPNGSWQWEDGSILLPDQLTMVDMQNGTCAVYGSNFKAYTENCLTPNTYICMQRIV, from the exons ATGGACGCAGTCCGTAATTCCAACTCTGAGCTGGTATATAATGGTATTTCCACACGACCAAAGAGAAGGCGTGTATTAAACACAAGCAAATATAGAGAAAACC CATCTCCGTTTTTCCTAGTCCATTCCATTGCTATAGCTCTGGGGATCCACTTCATTATTATGGTAATGATATGCGGTGCCATAATCATACATT cattattCCACCAAGAAGCTCCACTTCCTTTACAAG AAAGTTATTGTGGCCCATGTCCTAAAAACTGGATATGTTATAGAAATACCTGCTaccaattttttaatgaaagcaaaaGCTGGTACCAAAGCCAAGCCTCTTGTGTGTCTCAAAATTCCAGTCTCTTGAAGATATACAGCAGAGAACACCAG GATTTCCTAAAATTGGTGAAGTCTTATCATTGGATGGGACTAATACAAACTCCTCCAAATGGATCATGGCaatgggaagatggcagcattcTCTTACCCGACCA ACTAACTATGGTTGACATGCAGAATGGAACCTGTGCAGTTTATGGATCAAATTTTAAAGCTTATACAGAAAACTGTTTAACTCCAAACACATACATCTGCATGCAGAGGATTGTGTAA